Proteins from a single region of Bos javanicus breed banteng chromosome 7, ARS-OSU_banteng_1.0, whole genome shotgun sequence:
- the DNAJC18 gene encoding dnaJ homolog subfamily C member 18 isoform X1 codes for MAATLGSGERWTEAYIDAVRRNKYPEDRPPESHDPCGCCNCMKGQKEKKSENEWSQTRQGEGNSTYTEEQLLGVQRIKKCRNYYEILGVSRDASDEELKKAYRKLALKFHPDKNCAPGATDAFKAIGNAFAVLSNPDKRLRYDEYGDEQVTFTAPRARPYNYYRDFETDITPEELFNVFFGGHFPTGNIHMFSNVTDDTHYYRRRHRHERMQTRKEEEEDKPQTTYSAFIQLLPVLVIVIISVITQLLAANPPYSLFYKSTLGHTISRETQNLQVPYFVDKNFDKAYRGASLRDLEKTIEKDYIDYIQTSCWKEKQQRWWLSGAATQPKCHLRTGSICPPDPAASAANMVKFSTWMEVVKINLLENKVQSWQNTEWKLLLAKVSHCLLTSFVNFCALLFLRMFIRVNFYEYSFTVNTGALSTPSQLHLDNKANARGGGHGPGLGQTKIKGRTAS; via the exons ATGGCAGCGACTTTGGGCAGCGGGGAGCGCTGGACGGAAG CTTACATTGATGCAGTCAGAAGAAACAAATACCCAGAAGACAGACCTCCTGAAAGTCATGACCCCTGTGGTTGCTGTAACTGCATGAAgggacagaaggaaaagaagtctGAGAATGAATGGAGTCAGACCAGACAGGGTGAGGGGAACTCCACTTATACAGAGGAGCAACTGCTTGGAGTACAAAG GATCAAGAAATGCAGAAATTACTATGAAATTCTGGGAGTTTCACGAGATGCTAGTGATGAAGAGCTTAAGAAAGCTTACCGAAAACTTGCCCTGAAATTTCATCCTGACAAGAACTGTGCTCCTGGAGCAACAGATGCTTTCAAAG cAATAGGAAATGCCTTTGCAGTCCTGAGCAATCCTGACAAGAGACTCCGCTATGATGAATATGGAGATGAACAGGTGACTTTCACTGCCCCTCGAGCCAGACCTTATAATTATTACAGGGACTTTGAAACCGACATCACTCCAGAAGAGCTGttcaatgtcttctttggaggacaTTTTCCTACAG gaaATATTCATATGTTTTCAAATGTGACAGATGACACCCACTATTACCGCCGGCGGCACCGACATGAGAGAATGCAGACacggaaggaagaggaagaagataaGCCTCAG actaCATATTCTGCATTTATTCAGTTACTTCCAGTTCTGGTGATTGTGATCATATCTGTGATTACTCAGCTGCTAGCTGCTAATCCCCCATATAGTCTGTTCTATAAATC GACCTTGGGCCACACCATTTCTAGAGAAACCCAGAACCTACAGGTGCCTTACTTCGTGGATAAAAACTTTGACAAGGCCTACAGAGGTGCATCTCTGCGTGACCTGGAGAAGACGATAGAGAAGGATTACATTGATTACATCCAGACCAGTTGTTGGAAGGAGAAACAACAAA GATGGTGGCTGTCCGGAGCCGCCACACAACCCAAGTGCCATTTGAGAACAGGCAGCATCTGCCCTCCGGATCCAGCAGCAAGTGCAGCCAACATGGTTAAATTTAGCACATGGATGGAGGTTGTAAAAATAAACCTGCTTGAGAACAAAGTTCAGTCTTGGCAAAATACCGAATGGAAACTGCTTTTAGCAAAGGTTAGCCATTGTCTTTTAACATCTTTTGTTAATTTCTGTGCTCTGCTCTTCCTTAGAATGTTCATCAGAGTGAATTTCTATGAGTACTCCTTTACTGTAAACACTGGCGCCCTGTCTACCCCTTCACAGCTGCATCTAGATAATAAAGCCAACGCTAGGGGAGGTGGCCATGGCCCTGGGCTGGGACAGACTAAAATAAAAGGCAGGACTGCCTCCTGA